A single genomic interval of Dromiciops gliroides isolate mDroGli1 chromosome 1, mDroGli1.pri, whole genome shotgun sequence harbors:
- the RBIS gene encoding ribosomal biogenesis factor, with protein MGKNKGKGQKTKNVFHIASKNLKVKNKAKPVTTNLKKINIMNEEKRRTANKTLIDIQKELAQFSKRLSLEPLTDHLISQRSERETITVEDATRLMAQL; from the exons ATGGGGAAGAACAAAGGGAAAGGACAGAAGACCAAGAATGTATTTCATATTGCCAGCAAGAATTTGAAggttaaaaataaagcaaaaccagtcACCACAAATCTTAAGAAG attaacattatgaatgaagaaaaacgTAGAACTGCAAATAAGACATTGATAGATATCCAAAAAGAGCTTGCACAGTTCTCAAAAAGGCTTTCACTTGAACCGCTGACAGATCACCTG attTCTCAGCGCTCTGAACGTGAAACAATTACTGTGGAGGATGCTACAAGATTAATGGCTCAGTTGTAA